The Triticum aestivum cultivar Chinese Spring chromosome 7B, IWGSC CS RefSeq v2.1, whole genome shotgun sequence genome window below encodes:
- the LOC123162965 gene encoding uncharacterized protein: MLRPLQPRRRRRYRHPVRHLAHLCWGRDDYTVLSWIYGSISTELFGIIMAPGSTARQIWDSIANLFHDNKKSRALALDAEFRNTAQGDMSVHDYCAKLKSLADALGDVGQTISDEALVLTVLRGLNEQFSHLRSFLPFQVPFPSFLQTRSALVLDETQKKTDAENAAATALWASGNSILPSAGGERALPSGGGRGSSDQRSFSSSNTSGGRGNFTNTRGRGRGGRGRGRTEPWMFNPWTGLPTRVQLQQQPPPAPWQPRPWRAPGILGPRPGAALPQAYAAYGPGAQPHGILPPPSTPVYNGHQQHIDTALLNALNNMHLPRNQEWFMDTGASSHMASDHGASFQDRDPSLQ; this comes from the exons atgctacggcctctcCAACCACGTCGTCGGCGACGCTACCGCCACCCCGTCCGACACCTCGCCCACCTCTGTTGGGGTCGTGACGACTACACGGTGCTCTCCTGGATCTACGGTTCGATCTCCACCGAGCTCTTCGGCATCATCATGGCTCCCGGTTCAACGGCGCGGCAGATTTGGGACTCCATCGCCAACCTCTTCCATGACAACAAGAAAAGTCGTGCCCTCGCTCTCGATGCTGAGTTCCGCAACACGGCACAAGGAGACATGTCCGTCCACGACTACTGCGCCAAGCTCAAGTCCCTTGCCGACGCTCTCGGCGATGTCGGCCAGACTATCTCCGACGAGGCACTCGTCCTCACGGTGCTTCGCGGCCTTAATGAGCAATTCAGCCATCTTCGCTCTTTTCTTCCGTTTCAGGTGCCGTTTCCGTCGTTCCTGCAGACACGCTCAGCTCTCGTCCTCGATGAGACGCAGAAAAAGACCGACGCGGAAAACGCCGCCGCCACTGCGCTTTGGGCATCGGGCAACAGCATCCTGCCGAGCGCGGGCGGCGAACGCGCTCTACCGTCCGGGGGCGGACGCGGCTCTAGCGACCAACGCTCCTTCAGCTCGTCTAACACGAGCGGCGGTCGCGGCAACTTCACCAACACTCGCGGCCGTGGCCgcggcggccgtggacggggccgCACCGAGCCATGGATGTTCAATCCCTGGACCGGCCTCCCGACGCGCGTGCAGCTTCAACAACAACCTCCTCCTGCGCCCTGGCAGCCACGACCCTGGCGTGCACCTGGCATTCTTGGTCCTCGACCTGGTGCTGCCCTTCCGCAGGCGTACGCAGCCTACGGCCCTGGTGCGCAGCCCCACGGCATCCTTCCGCCTCCGTCGACTCCAGTATACAACGGACATCAACAGCACATTGACACGGCTCTTCTGAACGCCctgaacaacatgcatctccccaggAACCAGGAGTGGTTCATGGATACAGGAGCTTCGTCCCACATGGCATCTGATCACG GCGCTTCCTTCCAGGACCGTGATCCTTCGCTGCAATAG